In Streptomyces sp. NBC_00306, a single genomic region encodes these proteins:
- a CDS encoding acyl-CoA dehydrogenase family protein, with protein MSLDHRLTAEHEELRRTVEQFAHDVIAPKIGDFYERHEFPYEIVREMGRMGLFGLPFPEEYGGMGGDYLALGIALEELARVDSSVAITLEAGVSLGAMPVYRFGTEEQKQEWLPRLCAGEMLGAFGLTEPGAGSDAGGTRTTAVREGDEWVINGSKCFITNSGTDITGLVTVTAVTGRSPEGKPQISSIIVPSGTPGFTVAPAYSKVGWNASDTRELSFDNVRVPLANLLGEEGRGYAQFLRILDEGRIAISALATGLAQGCVDESVKYAKERHAFGRPIGANQAIQFKIADMEMRAHMARVGWRDAASRLVLGEPFKKEAALAKLYSSTVAVDNAREATQIHGGYGFMNEYPVARMWRDSKILEIGEGTSEVQRMLIARELGLTG; from the coding sequence ATGTCCCTGGACCACCGGCTCACCGCCGAGCACGAGGAACTCCGCCGTACCGTCGAGCAGTTCGCGCACGACGTGATCGCGCCCAAGATCGGCGACTTCTACGAGCGCCACGAGTTCCCGTACGAGATCGTCCGCGAGATGGGCCGTATGGGCCTGTTCGGGCTGCCCTTCCCCGAGGAGTACGGCGGCATGGGCGGCGACTATCTCGCCCTCGGTATCGCCCTGGAGGAGCTGGCCCGCGTGGACTCCTCCGTCGCGATCACCCTGGAGGCGGGCGTGTCGCTCGGCGCGATGCCCGTCTACCGCTTCGGCACCGAGGAGCAGAAGCAGGAGTGGCTGCCGCGTCTGTGCGCGGGCGAGATGCTCGGCGCGTTCGGTCTGACCGAGCCCGGCGCCGGCTCGGACGCGGGCGGTACCCGCACGACGGCCGTCCGCGAGGGCGACGAGTGGGTGATCAACGGCTCCAAGTGCTTCATCACCAACTCCGGTACGGACATCACGGGTCTGGTCACCGTCACCGCGGTCACCGGCCGCAGCCCGGAGGGCAAGCCGCAGATCTCCTCGATCATCGTCCCGTCCGGCACGCCCGGCTTCACGGTCGCCCCGGCCTACTCCAAGGTCGGCTGGAACGCCTCGGACACCCGCGAGTTGTCCTTCGACAACGTCCGGGTGCCGCTGGCGAACCTGCTGGGCGAGGAGGGCCGCGGCTACGCGCAGTTCCTGCGCATCCTCGACGAGGGGCGCATCGCCATCTCCGCGCTGGCGACGGGCCTTGCCCAGGGCTGTGTGGACGAGTCGGTGAAGTACGCCAAGGAGCGGCACGCCTTCGGCCGCCCGATCGGCGCCAACCAGGCGATCCAGTTCAAGATCGCCGACATGGAGATGCGGGCGCACATGGCCCGCGTCGGCTGGCGCGACGCGGCCTCCCGGCTGGTGCTGGGCGAGCCGTTCAAGAAGGAGGCGGCGCTGGCGAAGCTGTACTCCTCGACGGTCGCGGTGGACAACGCCCGTGAGGCGACGCAGATCCACGGCGGCTACGGCTTCATGAACGAGTACCCGGTGGCCAGGATGTGGCGTGACTCGAAGATCCTGGAGATCGGCGAGGGCACGAGCGAGGTCCAGCGGATGCTGATCGCACGGGAGTTGGGCCTGACGGGCTGA
- a CDS encoding acetyl/propionyl/methylcrotonyl-CoA carboxylase subunit alpha produces MFDTVLVANRGEIAVRVIRTLRAMGVRSVAVFSDADADARHVREADTAVRIGPAAAAESYLSVERLLEAAARTGAQAVHPGYGFLAENAGFAQACEDAGLVFIGPPASAISLMGDKIRAKETVRTAGVPVVPGSSGSGLTDDQLADAAREIGMPVLLKPSAGGGGKGMRLVRDEAQLAEEIAAARREARSSFGDDTLLVERWIDRPRHIEIQVLADGHGRVIHLGERECSLQRRHQKIIEEAPSVLLDEETRTAMGEAAVQAARSCGYRGAGTVEFIVPGNDPSSYYFMEMNTRLQVEHPVTELITGLDLVEWQLRVAAGEQLPYEQKDITLTGHALEARICAEDPSRGFLPSGGTVVALDEPHGDGVRTDSGLTAGTDVGSTYDPMLSKVIVHGRDRAEALARLRRALADTVILGVPTNTGFLRRLLAHPSVVSGDLDTGLVERDLATLLPEGVPDEVCAAAALLSAAPGPAPTAAGWVDPFGIPDGWRLGGVPAWTVHHFRLPGHDPVRIRTRGAGTGTEIALGDEPAGRSARIVSRTPDRVTVELDGVTHTFSFATSPDGVWLGRDGDSWHVQDHDPVAASLSGAAHAGADTLAAPMPGTVTVVKVAVGDEVAAGQSLLVVEAMKMEHVISAPHAGIVTELDVTPGTTVAMDQLLAVVAPHEDAEQAGEEAVRG; encoded by the coding sequence ATGTTCGACACAGTCCTTGTGGCCAACCGGGGCGAGATCGCGGTCCGGGTCATCCGCACCCTGCGCGCCATGGGCGTGCGCTCGGTCGCCGTCTTCAGCGACGCGGACGCGGACGCCCGCCATGTGCGGGAGGCGGACACCGCGGTCCGTATCGGCCCGGCGGCCGCCGCCGAGAGCTATCTGTCCGTGGAGCGACTGCTGGAGGCCGCCGCGCGCACCGGTGCGCAGGCGGTCCACCCGGGGTACGGCTTCCTCGCCGAGAACGCGGGCTTCGCCCAGGCGTGCGAGGACGCGGGCCTCGTCTTCATCGGTCCGCCGGCCTCGGCCATCTCCCTGATGGGCGACAAGATCCGGGCCAAGGAGACGGTACGGACGGCGGGTGTCCCCGTCGTACCCGGCTCGTCCGGGTCCGGTCTGACGGATGATCAACTGGCCGACGCGGCCCGCGAGATCGGTATGCCCGTCCTGCTGAAGCCCTCCGCGGGCGGCGGCGGCAAGGGCATGCGGCTGGTGCGCGACGAGGCGCAGCTGGCCGAGGAGATCGCGGCGGCCCGGCGGGAGGCCCGCTCCTCCTTCGGCGACGACACGCTCCTGGTGGAGCGGTGGATCGACCGCCCCCGCCACATCGAGATCCAGGTGCTCGCGGACGGCCACGGCCGGGTGATCCACCTGGGCGAGCGGGAGTGCTCGCTGCAACGGCGCCACCAGAAGATCATCGAGGAGGCGCCGAGCGTCCTGCTCGACGAGGAGACCCGTACGGCCATGGGCGAGGCGGCCGTCCAGGCGGCTCGCTCGTGCGGCTACCGGGGCGCGGGCACGGTCGAGTTCATCGTCCCGGGCAACGACCCGTCCTCGTACTACTTCATGGAGATGAACACCCGTCTCCAGGTCGAGCACCCGGTCACCGAGCTCATCACCGGGCTGGACCTGGTGGAGTGGCAGCTGCGGGTCGCGGCCGGCGAGCAACTGCCGTACGAGCAGAAGGACATCACCCTCACCGGTCACGCCCTGGAGGCGCGGATCTGCGCCGAGGACCCCTCGCGCGGCTTCCTGCCCTCCGGCGGCACCGTGGTGGCACTGGACGAACCGCACGGCGACGGCGTGCGCACCGACTCCGGTCTGACCGCCGGGACGGACGTGGGCAGTACGTACGACCCGATGCTGTCGAAGGTGATCGTGCACGGCCGCGACCGGGCGGAGGCCCTCGCGCGGCTGCGCCGTGCCCTCGCGGACACGGTCATCCTCGGCGTCCCCACCAACACCGGTTTCCTGCGCCGGCTGCTGGCCCACCCCTCGGTGGTCTCCGGCGACCTGGACACGGGCCTGGTGGAGCGCGATCTCGCCACGCTGCTTCCCGAGGGCGTGCCGGACGAGGTCTGCGCGGCGGCGGCGCTGCTGTCGGCGGCCCCCGGCCCGGCGCCCACCGCGGCGGGCTGGGTGGACCCATTCGGCATCCCCGACGGCTGGCGTCTGGGCGGCGTACCCGCCTGGACCGTCCACCACTTCCGCCTCCCGGGCCACGACCCGGTCCGCATCCGCACCCGCGGGGCCGGCACGGGCACGGAGATCGCTCTGGGCGACGAGCCGGCCGGCCGGTCCGCGCGGATCGTGTCCCGTACGCCGGACCGCGTCACGGTGGAACTGGACGGTGTCACCCACACCTTCAGCTTCGCCACATCGCCGGACGGTGTCTGGCTCGGGCGGGACGGCGACTCCTGGCACGTCCAGGACCACGACCCCGTCGCGGCCTCCCTCAGCGGCGCCGCGCACGCCGGCGCCGACACGCTCGCCGCTCCCATGCCGGGGACGGTCACGGTGGTGAAGGTGGCCGTCGGGGACGAGGTCGCCGCGGGGCAGAGCCTGCTCGTGGTCGAGGCCATGAAGATGGAGCACGTCATCTCCGCCCCGCACGCCGGCATCGTCACCGAACTGGACGTCACCCCCGGGACCACGGTGGCCATGGACCAGCTGCTGGCCGTGGTCGCCCCGCACGAGGATGCCGAGCAGGCCGGAGAGGAGGCCGTCCGTGGCTGA
- a CDS encoding hydroxymethylglutaryl-CoA lyase, producing the protein MEVPAQDLPPRVRIHEVGARDGLQNEKTVVPTEVKAEFVHRLAAAGLTTIEATSFVHPKWVPQLADAEQLFPQLEDVRSAGVALPVLVPNERGLDRAVALGARRIAVFGSATETFARRNLNRTVDESLAMFEPVVARAKDDKVHVRGYLSMCFGDPWEGPVPVHQVVRVAKALMDLGCDELSLGDTIGVATPGHVQALLAQLNEEGVPTSAIGVHFHDTYGQALANTLAALQHGVTTVDASAGGLGGCPYAKSATGNLATEDLVWMLHGLGIETGVDLGLLTATSVWMAERLGRPSPSRTVRALSHKE; encoded by the coding sequence ATGGAGGTTCCCGCGCAGGATCTGCCGCCGCGGGTGCGCATCCACGAGGTGGGCGCGCGCGACGGGCTGCAGAACGAGAAGACGGTCGTGCCGACCGAGGTGAAGGCGGAGTTCGTCCACCGCCTGGCCGCCGCCGGCCTCACCACGATCGAGGCGACGAGCTTCGTCCACCCGAAGTGGGTCCCCCAACTCGCCGACGCGGAGCAGCTGTTCCCGCAGCTGGAGGACGTCCGGAGCGCGGGCGTCGCGCTGCCCGTCCTCGTCCCGAACGAACGCGGTCTCGACCGGGCCGTCGCCCTCGGCGCCCGTCGTATCGCCGTGTTCGGCTCGGCGACGGAGACCTTCGCGCGCAGGAACCTCAATCGCACGGTCGACGAGTCGCTCGCCATGTTCGAGCCGGTCGTCGCCCGCGCCAAGGACGACAAGGTCCATGTCCGCGGCTATCTCTCCATGTGCTTCGGCGACCCTTGGGAGGGGCCGGTCCCCGTCCATCAGGTCGTGCGGGTGGCGAAGGCGCTGATGGACCTGGGCTGCGACGAGCTGTCCCTCGGCGACACCATCGGCGTCGCGACCCCGGGCCATGTGCAGGCCCTGCTCGCCCAGCTCAACGAGGAGGGTGTGCCCACCTCCGCGATCGGCGTGCACTTCCACGACACCTACGGCCAGGCGCTGGCCAACACCCTCGCCGCGCTCCAGCACGGCGTGACCACCGTCGACGCGTCCGCGGGCGGCCTCGGCGGCTGCCCCTACGCGAAGAGCGCCACCGGAAACCTCGCCACCGAAGACCTCGTATGGATGCTTCACGGCCTCGGCATCGAAACCGGGGTCGATCTCGGCCTGCTCACCGCCACGAGCGTGTGGATGGCCGAACGGCTGGGCCGTCCCAGTCCGTCCCGCACCGTTCGCGCCCTCTCCCACAAGGAGTGA
- a CDS encoding siderophore-interacting protein, whose translation MTTTAGTAPFRFFPMEVTGTRRLGPSLVRVSFGGEELRDFAAGGRDQSLSLFLPHPGQDAPVVPVDAGDGSAVFAAWRALPDDVRAVMRSYTVREQRRAGDGSSEVDIDFAVHEDGGPACRWAEQAAPGQKVMVLGPAVADNTSVRCRPPQDTDWVLIWGDETALPAAAAILEWLPAGTRAHVWLEVPHAGDRLDLTTAADAEITWLVREENAPAAVEAVRAAELPDGVGYAWIAGESGSVKALRRHLVGERGMDRRRVTFVGYWRRGVSEDGLREEPAEAADEA comes from the coding sequence ATGACGACGACGGCCGGGACCGCCCCTTTCCGCTTCTTCCCCATGGAGGTGACCGGAACGAGGCGGCTCGGCCCGTCCCTGGTCCGCGTCAGCTTCGGCGGTGAGGAACTCAGGGACTTCGCCGCCGGGGGCCGCGACCAGTCGCTGTCCCTCTTCCTTCCGCACCCGGGACAGGACGCCCCGGTCGTACCGGTCGACGCGGGGGACGGCAGTGCGGTGTTCGCGGCCTGGCGCGCCCTGCCGGACGACGTACGCGCGGTGATGCGCTCGTACACGGTGCGCGAACAGCGCCGGGCCGGCGACGGCAGCAGCGAGGTCGACATCGACTTCGCCGTCCACGAGGACGGCGGCCCGGCCTGCCGGTGGGCCGAACAGGCCGCGCCCGGACAGAAGGTGATGGTGCTGGGCCCGGCGGTCGCCGACAACACCTCGGTGCGCTGCCGTCCGCCACAGGACACCGACTGGGTGCTCATCTGGGGCGACGAGACGGCGCTGCCGGCCGCGGCGGCGATCCTCGAATGGCTGCCCGCCGGCACCCGGGCGCACGTCTGGCTGGAGGTTCCGCACGCGGGCGACCGTCTGGACCTCACCACCGCGGCGGACGCCGAGATCACCTGGCTGGTGCGGGAGGAGAACGCTCCGGCCGCCGTGGAGGCGGTCCGCGCGGCCGAACTCCCCGACGGCGTCGGGTACGCATGGATCGCCGGGGAGTCGGGCAGCGTCAAGGCGCTGCGCCGCCATCTGGTGGGTGAGCGCGGGATGGACCGCCGCCGGGTGACGTTCGTCGGCTACTGGCGCCGCGGCGTGAGCGAGGACGGACTGCGCGAGGAGCCCGCCGAGGCAGCCGACGAGGCGTGA
- a CDS encoding GNAT family N-acetyltransferase, translated as MTFTVRPLDPFADAELVHGWVTHPKAAYWMMQDARLQDVEREYMAIAAHEHHDAFIGLSDGEPVFLMERYDPRYVELQGLYEAEPGDIGMHFLVAPTDTPVHGFTRAVITAVMETLFADPSTRRVVVEPDVRNTAVHALNEAVGFVPVREIKKPEKDALLSFCTRDQFMAARGVTV; from the coding sequence ATGACGTTCACCGTCCGCCCGCTCGATCCTTTCGCCGACGCCGAACTGGTGCACGGCTGGGTGACCCATCCCAAGGCCGCCTACTGGATGATGCAGGACGCCAGACTTCAGGACGTCGAGCGCGAGTACATGGCGATAGCCGCCCATGAGCACCACGACGCCTTCATCGGGCTGAGCGACGGCGAACCCGTCTTCCTGATGGAGCGCTACGACCCGCGGTACGTGGAGCTCCAGGGCCTGTACGAGGCCGAGCCGGGCGATATCGGCATGCACTTCCTGGTCGCGCCGACCGACACACCGGTACACGGCTTCACCCGCGCCGTGATCACCGCGGTGATGGAGACGCTGTTCGCGGACCCGTCGACCCGGCGCGTGGTCGTCGAACCGGACGTGCGCAACACGGCCGTGCACGCGCTCAACGAAGCCGTCGGTTTCGTACCCGTACGAGAGATCAAGAAGCCGGAGAAGGACGCGCTGCTGAGTTTCTGCACCCGCGACCAGTTCATGGCTGCACGAGGAGTGACGGTATGA
- a CDS encoding lysine N(6)-hydroxylase/L-ornithine N(5)-oxygenase family protein — translation MSVSHEPREPHDFIGIGLGPFNLGLACLTEPIDELNGLFLESKPDFEWHSGMFLEGAHLQTPFMSDLVTLADPTSPYSFLNYLKDKGRLYSFYIRENFYPLRTEYNDYCRWAAAQLSSIRFSTTVTRVEHEDGLYVVHTDAGERLYTRRIVLGTGTPPYIPEPCQGLDGDLLHNSRYLDHKEALQRKESITLVGSGQSAAEIYYDLLSEIDVHGYRLNWVTRSPRFFPLEYTKLTLEMTSPEYIDYFHALPEATRYRLESQQKGLFKGIDGELIDAIFDLLYQKNLAGPVQTRLLTNSALHRASYENGVYTLGLRQEEQGKDYDLHTEGLVLATGYQYVQPAFLGPVSDRIRRDGQGRFDVARNYSVDTAGREIFLQNAAVHTHSITSPDLGMGAYRNAYIIGEMLGSEYYPVEKSIAFQEFSV, via the coding sequence TTGTCCGTGTCTCATGAGCCCCGTGAGCCCCACGACTTCATCGGCATCGGGCTCGGGCCCTTCAATCTCGGCCTCGCCTGCCTGACCGAGCCGATCGACGAGCTCAACGGCCTGTTCCTGGAGTCCAAGCCGGACTTCGAGTGGCACTCGGGGATGTTCCTCGAAGGCGCCCACCTCCAGACGCCGTTCATGTCGGACCTGGTGACCCTCGCGGACCCGACCTCGCCCTACTCCTTCCTGAACTACCTGAAGGACAAGGGACGGCTGTACTCGTTCTACATCCGCGAGAACTTCTATCCGCTGCGCACGGAGTACAACGACTACTGCCGCTGGGCCGCGGCGCAGCTGAGCAGCATCCGCTTCAGCACCACCGTGACCCGTGTGGAGCACGAGGACGGGCTGTACGTCGTCCACACCGACGCCGGTGAGCGGCTGTACACCCGCCGCATCGTGCTGGGCACCGGCACCCCGCCGTACATCCCCGAGCCCTGCCAGGGCCTGGACGGCGACCTGCTGCACAACTCGCGCTACCTGGACCACAAGGAAGCGCTCCAGCGCAAGGAGTCGATCACGCTGGTCGGCAGCGGCCAGAGCGCCGCGGAGATCTACTACGACCTGCTCTCCGAGATCGACGTGCACGGCTACCGGCTCAACTGGGTCACGCGCTCCCCGCGGTTCTTCCCGCTGGAGTACACCAAGCTGACGCTGGAGATGACCTCCCCGGAGTACATCGACTACTTCCACGCGCTGCCCGAGGCCACCCGCTACCGCCTGGAGTCCCAGCAGAAGGGGCTGTTCAAGGGCATCGACGGCGAGCTGATCGACGCAATCTTCGACCTGCTCTACCAGAAGAACCTGGCGGGCCCGGTCCAGACGCGACTGCTGACCAACTCGGCCCTGCACCGTGCCTCCTACGAGAACGGCGTCTACACCCTGGGGCTGCGCCAGGAGGAGCAGGGCAAGGACTACGACCTGCACACCGAGGGCCTGGTCCTGGCCACGGGCTACCAGTACGTCCAGCCCGCGTTCCTCGGCCCGGTCTCCGACCGCATCCGCAGGGACGGGCAGGGCCGCTTCGACGTGGCCCGCAACTACTCGGTCGACACCGCCGGCCGCGAGATCTTCCTTCAGAACGCCGCCGTGCACACGCACTCGATCACCTCGCCCGACCTGGGCATGGGCGCGTACCGCAACGCCTACATCATCGGCGAGATGCTCGGGTCCGAGTACTACCCCGTCGAAAAGTCCATCGCGTTCCAGGAGTTCTCCGTATGA
- a CDS encoding ABC transporter substrate-binding protein, whose amino-acid sequence MPNARASHLSRRGVLAAGGAIGLGAALVACGGDDSSDASGKAAEKAGPWSFTDDRGTKVELKAVPKNIVAFTGTAAALHDYGVEVKGVFGPTKTKDGKADVQAGDLDVNKVKVIGNVYGEFNIEQYAALAPEVLITNMWAKNDPWYVPPQSKDKIMKVAPSVLLWAAETTMQKALERHAELAKSLGGDTTGPKAAAAKTRFEKAAARLRAAAKSKPGIKVLIGSGSAELFYVSVPKTSADTLYFQELGVKFIEPKANAQGFFEELSWENADKYGADIIMLDNRSSALQPAALAAKPTWAKLPAVKANQVIPRVTEPIYSYDKCAPILEDLAKAIETAKKVA is encoded by the coding sequence ATGCCCAACGCCCGAGCTTCCCACCTCTCCCGTCGTGGAGTCCTCGCCGCGGGCGGCGCCATCGGGCTCGGCGCCGCGCTCGTCGCCTGTGGCGGCGACGACTCGTCGGACGCGTCGGGCAAGGCCGCCGAGAAGGCCGGCCCCTGGAGCTTCACCGACGACCGCGGCACCAAGGTGGAGCTGAAGGCCGTTCCGAAGAACATCGTCGCCTTCACCGGCACCGCCGCCGCGCTCCACGACTACGGCGTCGAGGTCAAGGGCGTGTTCGGCCCGACGAAGACCAAGGACGGCAAGGCGGACGTCCAGGCCGGCGACCTCGATGTGAACAAGGTCAAGGTCATCGGCAACGTCTACGGCGAGTTCAACATCGAGCAGTACGCGGCCCTCGCGCCCGAGGTGCTCATCACCAACATGTGGGCCAAGAACGACCCGTGGTACGTGCCGCCGCAGTCCAAGGACAAGATCATGAAGGTGGCCCCCAGCGTGCTGCTGTGGGCGGCCGAGACCACCATGCAGAAGGCGCTGGAGCGGCACGCGGAGCTCGCGAAGTCCCTCGGCGGTGACACCACCGGCCCGAAGGCCGCCGCCGCCAAGACCCGCTTCGAGAAGGCCGCGGCCCGGCTGCGCGCCGCCGCCAAGTCGAAGCCCGGCATCAAGGTCCTGATCGGCTCCGGCAGCGCCGAGCTGTTCTACGTCTCGGTCCCCAAGACGAGCGCGGACACCCTGTACTTCCAGGAGCTGGGCGTGAAGTTCATCGAGCCCAAGGCGAACGCCCAGGGCTTCTTCGAGGAGCTCAGCTGGGAGAACGCCGACAAGTACGGCGCCGACATCATCATGCTGGACAACCGCTCCTCCGCCCTCCAGCCGGCCGCGCTCGCCGCGAAGCCGACCTGGGCCAAGCTGCCCGCCGTCAAGGCGAACCAGGTGATCCCGCGCGTCACGGAGCCGATCTACTCCTACGACAAGTGCGCGCCGATCCTGGAGGACCTCGCCAAGGCCATCGAGACCGCGAAGAAGGTCGCCTGA
- a CDS encoding pyridoxal phosphate-dependent decarboxylase family protein, whose translation MRSHLLNDATAESYRLSVTEGVDRVASRLARTRQPFSGVTPDELAPVISAVDLDRPLGDTSAALDELEQVYLRDAVYFHHPRYLGHLNCPVVIPAVLGEAVLSAVNSSLDTWDQSAGGTLIERRLIDWTAQRIGLGEAADGVFTSGGTQSNLQALLLARQEAKTTDLDRLRIFSSECSHFSVQKSATLLGLGPEAVVSVPVDRDKRMQTFFLAAELERCAREGLVPMAIVATAGTTDFGSIDPLPEIAELAQQYSTWMHVDAAYGCGLLASPTRRHLLDGIEHADSVTVDYHKSFFQPVSSSAVLVRDAATLSHATYHADYLNPRRTVEERIPNQVDKSLQTTRRFDALKLWMTLRVMGADGVGSLFDEVCDLAAKGWEILAADPRYDVVVQPQLSTLVYRYIPEDVTSPTEIDRANLYARKALFASGEAVVAGTKVNGRQYLKFTLLNPETTADDITAVLDLIAGHAEQYLGENLVRVS comes from the coding sequence ATGCGCTCGCACCTGCTCAACGACGCGACAGCCGAGAGCTACCGGCTCTCGGTCACCGAAGGAGTCGACCGGGTTGCGAGCCGACTGGCAAGAACCCGGCAGCCGTTCAGCGGAGTCACACCCGACGAACTCGCCCCGGTGATCTCGGCCGTCGACCTCGACCGGCCGCTCGGCGACACCTCCGCCGCCCTGGACGAGCTGGAGCAGGTCTACCTGCGGGACGCGGTGTACTTCCACCACCCCCGCTACCTCGGACACCTCAACTGCCCCGTCGTCATCCCGGCCGTCCTCGGCGAGGCCGTGCTCTCGGCCGTCAACTCCTCGCTGGACACCTGGGACCAGAGCGCGGGCGGCACGCTGATCGAGCGCCGTCTCATCGACTGGACCGCCCAGCGCATAGGTCTCGGTGAGGCCGCCGACGGCGTCTTCACCAGCGGCGGCACCCAGTCCAACCTCCAGGCACTGCTGCTCGCCCGCCAGGAGGCCAAGACCACGGACCTCGATCGGCTGCGCATCTTCTCCTCCGAGTGCAGCCACTTCAGCGTGCAGAAGTCCGCGACGCTCCTCGGGCTCGGCCCCGAGGCCGTCGTCTCGGTCCCCGTCGACCGCGACAAGCGCATGCAGACGTTCTTCCTCGCCGCCGAACTGGAGCGCTGCGCCCGCGAGGGACTCGTCCCCATGGCCATCGTCGCCACCGCCGGCACCACCGACTTCGGCTCCATCGACCCGCTGCCCGAGATCGCCGAGCTGGCCCAGCAGTACAGCACCTGGATGCATGTGGACGCGGCGTACGGCTGCGGCCTGCTGGCCTCCCCCACCCGGCGCCACCTGCTGGACGGCATCGAGCACGCCGACTCCGTCACCGTCGACTACCACAAGTCCTTCTTCCAGCCCGTGAGTTCGTCCGCGGTGCTGGTCCGGGACGCGGCCACGCTCAGCCACGCCACGTACCACGCGGACTACCTCAACCCCCGGCGCACCGTCGAGGAGAGGATCCCGAACCAGGTCGACAAGTCCCTCCAGACCACGCGCCGTTTCGACGCGCTCAAGCTGTGGATGACCCTGCGCGTGATGGGCGCCGACGGGGTGGGGTCGCTCTTCGACGAGGTCTGCGACCTCGCCGCGAAGGGCTGGGAGATCCTCGCCGCCGACCCGCGCTACGACGTCGTCGTCCAGCCGCAGCTCTCGACCCTGGTCTACCGCTACATCCCGGAGGACGTCACCAGCCCCACCGAGATCGACCGCGCCAACCTCTACGCCCGCAAGGCGCTGTTCGCCTCCGGCGAGGCCGTGGTCGCGGGCACCAAGGTCAACGGCCGCCAGTACCTCAAGTTCACCCTGCTCAACCCCGAGACGACGGCCGACGACATCACCGCCGTACTCGATCTGATCGCCGGCCACGCCGAGCAGTACCTGGGAGAAAACCTTGTCCGTGTCTCATGA